GGAGACACCACTAGGTCTCTGCAAGTATGTCGGCCTCAGCTCGCTCTGGTACATTTAAAATGCCTATAGTATACCTGGCCGCCAtatcgctctgtgtgtgtgtgtgtgtgtgtgtggtcattgTGGGGACCAAAGACAAACACGCATGACATTTCAGCAACAAACTGGGCACATGAGAAACGTGCATTTAGTTTAGGGGGGAAAGAAGCCGTTTGTTTAGAAACGTTTGTTTTTGGCTACAGAGGTTACGTTAAAGCAGCGAAAAATATTGTTGCCAATTTATGATAAATTTGTCATCAGGATGATATGGCTAATGAGGCTAATAAGGCATTACAAtacaaaatgcattacaaattGCATTGGTCTGTCAAATTTCAAGAATTTCACAAGTTGTATTTTTTCTACAACGCCCTTTGATGACAGCGTGCAATGACTCAAGTCTCTGCTAAGCCCAATAAGAGAATTTTCTTGTTAGGAAAGGGCATGAGGTTCAGTGGTCTCCTTGGTTTGGAGTCTGTAGACATACTGTTCTAGTTTACTAAtgaattttgttattattatctttttaaataaaaatttgagaGGTGATCTCAATCTGCGAGTgatcaacatttaaaaaaatgttctctgCCTTCCCTCTTTCGTTCTGTTCTAGAAAACATGTAGAAGAATTTAATTGTTTCCAGTTAGTGTGTTGTTAtccaatgaaagtgaagtgaaagtgaagtgactgtcattgtgatacactgcagcacagcacacggtgacacaataaaatgtgtcttctgcttttaaccatcacccttggtgagcagtgggcagccataacaggcgcccgggagcagtgtgtggggattcaaaccggcaaccttttgcttccttaaccactaggccaccactgccccagaatataacataaatatgtaaatatgtaaacagTGAGGAATGTGTTCTGCAGTATTTGTGGCCAAGTACAAAGGATACGAAGGTGACTGTATGTGTGgaataggggtgtgtattgacaaggatctcacgatacgatacgtatcacgatacatgggtcacgGTACCaatatgatatattgtgatactgtacatattacTGTACATAGTCTACAGTtcatataaaatgtgaaattagaGCTggtatacaagatgctgtgtacgacCTGTGTGGAtcataatacattaataattcagccaaaataTAACTCAGAATttaattttggactaaatttgtatacagaaaaatatatatttgatgtccctgtatcgatataatataataatatgtaaaacagcacaatatattgctgtatcgatatttttgaACACCCATAGTGCAGAAGTAGGATGCCCTTTATACGAAAGTGATTAATAATGTTTGTGCAATATATTGTTTtgcataattataatatattatcaCTGATTATATATATGATTGCTGTTCAAATTCAAtacaaaatgtgcttttattgtTCCACATTAGGTAACAAAAGCATGAGTGTCTGCTCTCTATTGCTGAgtgcgctgctgctgctgccacccgAAGTGTGGACAAGGTGACAAGGACTTGGTGATGCGCCACCAGCAGCCAGCGCCCCAGCCCGCATGTGTGACGTGTCAGAGCTGTTCTGTTTTTAATCGCGATTAGTCGAATAATCGCCGTGCAACGAGTGAAGTAGGCGAGGTATTTCCGGAACGTTCTCCTGTCGAAGACTGGCCAGGGCagcgtgcgtgtgtggtgtgtgtgtgtgtgtgtgtgtgtgtgtgtgtgtgtgtgtgtgtgtgtgtgtgtgtgtgaaagagagagagaaccggCAGCAGGGCTAAATAAGGCTCCGCTGCGCCGCCCGCCGCAGAGCCGTCGGGTCAACGGGTACACGCCGCTACCCACAATGCCTCTCGGCGCATCCCACACTGGAGCGCGCTGTCCCGGCTCctttaacgctgaaacaggagCCGGCTGCGTCCTCGCAGGGAGAGACGCCGAGGCGGCCAGGAGCGGCAGAGGGCTCCCCTCTCCCCGCGCCCCGCGCCCCGCCACGAAGCCCTTCAGTCGCCATTCTTCACGTCGCGCTGTTCCGGGAAAGCGTCTTGTTGCTAGGAGAGGAGAGGCACGGGCCGCTCCCATTGGACGGCGGCGCGGCGCGCGGCGGCCAATCGGATCCGCGTCGGGAAGCAGCAGCGCCACATGCGGGCCTGGTTAATATGTCGGACATGTTTTATGGGTTAGAGCGGGTCCGGGGGTGCGTGTGCGTACAGTATGGATTTTATACGACGCGTTTCGCAGCGGGCGGCGCAATTACGTGCGCacgctcgtgtgtgtgtgtgtgtgtgtgtgtgtgtgtgtgtgtgtgcacaaagcAACACCGCCATTGTTCAGATTTACATAAAGGACTAGTTTGCATGTCACCATCACCCGGTGACCTGATTCCTCCCATAATCACTTTTAATATTAGAGCTGTGTTTACATGTCActgagctcacacacacacacacacacacacacactcatacgcgGCCATATTGCAGAGACTGACATCATTACGAACAGACTGAACGCCCAAACACATGTGCCACACATATACAAGCCTCTCTCACGATTTACGCCTTCAGCGGTGCTTTACTGACATGCCAGCTCTGCAGCGAGGCCACAAAATATGGAATAACTAGTATTACTGATGACCAGATTCTTTTGATCGCCACAACACTCATGAATGCAGCAGTGCTGACGATGTTCCTCTCACAAACATGGGCACGGTGGCACAGTTCCGACATCTTTATTGTCCCTTAAATACAGGTCTGCAGCTATCGCCAGTAAAATCCCTCTCACTACTACAGCCATTACAAgctgaaatattcatttaatttctaATATTTTGAACACCAAGAGAATGTTACTGCTGCAAATTAACATAAAGATGAATACTTTCATTCTAAACCTTAACTACAGTAGAATTATGTTCAATGGTTTATTATTCAGGGCATtgtgttacattacattaattaagCAGATGCTTTTTGGAGAAGAGTTTGTATGGAAATGAAACAGGATTGCCCTGCTAGCTCtactattataaatatttccacTACAATAATGCACAGCTCCAAgcgtcagtaatattccaactACTGGCCGGTTTTCAAATTGTTGGGAGGTGGCGAACCTCACATGAGCAAAGTCATGTGAGGTATGGGGGATATGCACCgcaacgcacacacaaacacgcactgTCTCAGGCGGTCATGTGACCTGGGCTAAACGGAGCTTTTAATTCTGATCGGCCGGGAGTGGCGCGGTGCTGACGTTTCTGCGCAGGCGCTGGGCGTGGATCCACGATAATAATCCAGCATTGCTTAATAACGTGCAGACCCTGGTTACAGCAAGCGTTGAACATTTATCATCTCCAGTGTTTCACAACCTTTATTAATGTGTAATAAGCGTGTTGTAACAAGCATGTTCATATTATTCACAACTATATGCTATGAAACAGAAACTAAGTGTTATACTCGGATACATTATTAACcacattttaaagaatgtattATGCAAAGATATGAATAATATGTGTCTATATATGTGTTTATTCGTACTCTGGTCCACTGAGAGCGCAGCAGTCGAGCTCATTGCCATGGTGAACAGCAATGCCACTtctatttaatacattttcgaATGGCAATTCCCCATCCTGAGCTGCTTCCAGGTCCACGGCCCCTGCAGAAGCTCGGGGTTAAGTGTGCTGCTCAGGGCAGGATTGGTAAAAGTAGGGGTCGGCTGGTTGATAGACGAGTTCGTCGACCGCTGGGCTACTACTGCGTCGCTTCGCCGTAAACGATCGCCGACAAAAGTGCCTATCCAGACTGCATCTGATGTGAGAGTGAGAGGAAAATCCCTCTCTCCGTGTTCTCCGTCTCGCTTTTGTTCTCCTCTTTGTTGAAATGTGCTTCCTCTGTGTGCGGCGGTAGCCATTTGAAGTGCTGCTACAGCAGCGGGGAGCTTTGAATGCAGGTGTTGGAGAGGGATTTGCGGGGCAAcagggcaacacacacacacacacacacacacacacgcagtacaCAGTAAATCCATGGTGGAAATGACCACACAGCTGCCTTCACTTAGCACCCTCATTTTCATATGCGCATTCCCGCCATTTTTTCAGCCATTAGCTAATGAGCGTGACATCTCATAATGTAACGTGCGTACTTTGAATGTACTCTTTCAATTCACtttgcataaaatgtttatttcacaGCCATTCTGAGACAGCAATGCATAaatgcacacgcacgcacacactctttcacattttcataacgCCCTCTAGTGGCCACCACTTTGGATtgcattattgtttttaatctgCACCAAAATGGACAGAAGCTGTGTGATTGTGCATGGTTGTAAAATGCGTGTGCTCTTTTCTCAACCCTGAACCAGAGAAGCAGGTTCAATGGTTTTGGTGAAGGCTTCTATTAATGGTGTAAAAATCAAGGTGAAGACATGAATTAAGTGAAACTCTGCCAATATTGACCCTCCTCTCAGACAGATTCATAAACACAGAATTGTCATTTGCATTTGGGATGTAAATGCACGCTGATTGAGATatgggacagtgtgtgtgtgtgtttgtagactACAGAGCAGGCAGGCTTCTTCACAGCGGCTGCTGCTTGATGTTCAGGGATCACTGGAAATCTGAGCGCTTTCATTTTAGCAACGCTGACGAGGTATGGAAatgggagacacacacacacacagtgttttcCAGCATGACTGACAGGTACTAGGAAATCATAAATGACAAAACTCTGTATTTTAATCAGGAAATGCAATTAAGTGAAGTAAATTTTTTGGCACATGAAGTGTTTGCATTTATTAGCGCCCTTGTGACCCTCTTCTGGGTGAACACTGACTCCTTGTGGAAAGAACGCACGGTGCGTGGCTCTTATCACTTACTAAATAATTACTTAATTACATAATCTTAGTCTTTAATGGAGTGCATGAACCATTTTATTATGcaaaattaaaacatcaatttcTTTAGTTTCCATGTTCTACACTGTACATATTCAGATGCTTCGGTTTTAAAAACGTTTCATATTTTCATGATAAGTATATTGtggtttattatattttaatatcacAGATGTGAAATAAAACACCACTGCATAAACAATCATAAACTTCATAATTAATATTATGTAATATGTGTAAATGAAGACGGTTAGCCATTCACAAGCAATTCAGCAATTTGTTTAATGGCACACATAGCAAGGCCTGGTATATAATGCATATGTAGTAATacattgaggtttttttttcatacattaaGATATTTGTCTCGTGTATTCCATTTCAAACATGTACGTTGTACAAAACCTGTGAGTTGTATCAAATGGTATAAAAGGTTATAAAATTGCTACCCCGTCAGAGCTGCAGGTAGAGAAGCTGTGAAAGTCCTGTTTTATCCTTCATGAATGAACAGTAGGAAAGAGCAGagaatataaaagaaaaaaaataattaattaggCAAATTGATTACAATAAGCACATTCAGTTCATTTCCTAAGGGTGGGGCCATCCTTTCTTCCCCCTTTTGGTGTTTTCCCTCTCAAGCTTATTAAATCTAATTTCAAGCCTGCAGCTCTAGATTACTCAATATTTGGCTGGAAGTGTTTCAGAATTAAAATCAGATTTTCTTGCTCACAACTGTCTGCCACTGGCCAGACCAGAATGTTCTTTGGTTAATGCTCAGGTGGTGTAGGGGACTGGAATGGGTggtgtttgtatgtttgtgtgcattgAGTCATGTGGGCTGGGGCTGGTGGGACATCATAACCAGTTCTGTGGTAGGTGACTAACGCAGCACTTAGCTGTCCTGGGAAGATCATCTTCCTGCCTACATGTTGGCCTCCATGGAAGATTCCATGAAGATTCCATGGAAACCGTAGGGTATGTTGACGGGTACCTCCGCCCTGCCCAGCTCCTCAAAGGTCTTGGCATCCAGAGCCAGGAGAAAGGTGGCCTTGTcctacatgaaaaaaaaaaaacacattaaggaCCACAAATGTCAATGTATTTGTGCTTCCTTACTCAAGACTTTATAGGTGAATCTGAGCAGGATGACATCGTTCTGCTAGACAAGGATCTTAGCACCCCATATTCCCCATAAGACCCCATGAAACTTTGTGGTTCTTTGTGATCTTTGCTTTTTGACTAATCTTTAGAGGAGATAACAAAGCACCCACAGACCTCAGAGGGGGTAAGGACAACTGAAAGGATGACtccatcatcttcctcctctgcGTTGGGCGATGGGACAAACACCGGCTCAGAAGGGTAGAATCCGGGCTGAGACCACGCCTGTCAGGGCAAACCAGAGCTAAcccagtgagaaaaaaaaaattccaggcCCAGGCGGACATTCGCAGCAGGGACATTACCTGGAGCTTCTTCCCTTCCAGGTCCACCTTAACCAGGGAGTCGCCCACCAGGTGTCGGAAGCCACAGCCGTAGAAGAACCGGTATGGCCGGGCGTTGTACCGCGCATAATTAATGTGAGGAAACTCGAAACCCCCGTATTCATGAAGATCGTCACCATGTAGGTCCTCGTGGGTACAGTACACCTGAGATGGTGGGTGGAGCCAAAAAAATCACTAGTACAGTTCTGTAATCAATTTATGCCCATAAAGATGTATAGTTTGACTCActtatattattattgcttttaatTGACAGAACAAACAACAGACACCTTATCATTGGCAATCTTGATGGCTGTGGCGGCACTGTTGGGACGGGTGTTGAGGTTTTGGTTTGTAGGTGTGTCTTTGGTCACTCTGAGGGGCAGGACGAAGCGGCGAGGGTACGATCTGCCGATGCTGTTATACATCTCAGAACAGACGGGAAAACATTTGAATGTCAGTTCCCTGGATGTGGAGTGAATGCACTCATGGGCACATAAGGGGTCCGTCTGGGTTTGCAGAACTgaggagacagaaagagagagagagagagagagaggataaCTCACTTCATCTAGCGCCTCCCCTGCCTTGCGCATGTTCTGGATCAGGTAGGTGTTGATGGCCTGCCCGTCATCCGAGCAGCACATGTCCAGGACGAGAAAGCCATCCTGTTCGAAGGCATTGATTTGGTGGAAGGTGGACAGGGCTTTGGTGTGATACTTCACTGAACTGACCTGCAAAGGCAGACAGGCGCAGAGACATATTATGACTCAATAGACAGCATGCAAGCTGACCTCAACAGAGCCATTACagcaacattttacatttgctttGCATGATGAAAGATGTAAATACAATTACATCTGAATAcaatctggggaaaaaaatgaataaaaaacttatataacaatacatttctatttgtgtcataaaaaattacagttttataCTATACACTAAATATGTtttctaaatacattttttaaagttaaCTTGCAATTCAAATCATGACCACTAGAAAGAATCAGCtatatattttctttacatCTTAAATTCAGCACCACAGATAGCTCCATAACtggcttttttaaattattatttgtttgttttccattttaagAAAGAATTCATGAGATATGTTTTTTATGAATGTCCCGTGATGATGTCACATCCCAAATTTGTGTCGTTACCTGACCACTCTGCTTGTGGACGAGATGAAAGATGGTCTCCATCTTGGGGTCCCAGTAGATCCCATGACTCAGGCTTCTCCTCCTGATATTGCAGGTAACAATCTTCCAAAGGTCAAGCTTAACAGGCTGCTCGATGAACACCACATAGTTTTCGGACATTCCTGAAAATTTTTCAGCAGCCAACGTCACGGTTATGCACTTCCTGCCATGAAGGGGTTATGAGCATCAAGTGCATTTACCGAAGCTGTGATAATAGGATGGTCGGGATTTGTCTGCCGGGGAAATGGAGCAGAGTACTTCAGCGCCCCTCAGGGAGTCACCATCACtctctggagagaccttaaTGATGTTATAGAGGGCACCTTAAAAATCAAGTGCAAAAGGAAACATTAACtagtatttaaaatatattgggGCATAACTAAATGACACAAACTCGTGTCCCGGTTACCTTTGCTGCCGTATGAGTTCCCCATGTTGTACGCAGTGCCATCTGGGTCGTAGTGAGGGTGAGCAGTGGCGCCGTTCACAGCAATGAACTTGCTCCAGTCCACCTGATGGCGACGTTTCCCACGCTTCAGTATTAGTAggcatttattgtcatttctcACCTCTGGAGTGATGGTGCGACACGACTACAACAAGTCCACAGAGCAGAAGCTCAGCAGTGGGACACGAACGTACCTTCTCCTTAGATTCAAGACTTTCTGGGTCGACCTTGTGCATGAAGTTCGTCTCGGTGCTGACGTAGTAATCTCCTTTGTACTTGACGAAATTCACACTGGCATTGTCTGTTGGCTCTAAGGTGGATAAAGCATCAGGTCGTCATTTCAGATTCtcttaacataacataacatgcTCTAACATAGATTTATAGGACACGTATTAATAGAATTTTTGTTTTCagtccagttttttttatacagcgACTGAATTTTATAAATGTGCTGATTTCACAGAGATCTGGTTTCGCTTTCAAACAGAACAACTTGTGTTCTCTCAGCAAACGCAATAACCACAGATTTGAATCAGATTTAAATCTCAAGCATGCTGCAAGCTCGCATGCCAGTAAGAGGCTGTAATGCTCCTGAGACGTCTCAGGCCGAGGAACCGAACACAGTCACAGTTACAGCAAAGATCGAGCAGCAGCGTATCAATCCAACAGCAGCATGAATCTAACAGTATATTTCAAATGAGTTTGATTCCTTCAGGAGCCGAAATAAGATCTGTAGgccaggggtcaccaaccccgGTCCCTGGTGGGCTCtcatcctgcacatttttggcttcaccctcagtgagcacaCGCGATTCAATCACTCTACCACCCAGTTATTGTGATGAATCGGATGTTGTGGATCATGGAAGAACCAGAATTTGGTGACCACGTCTCCAGGCAGCTCCATTTGTGATCCTTCCTTATATGATACCAGATACCTTACATAGGTGTCCACAAATGTGCAATTGtgcaattttaatattttcaaatCGATTGATAATAGTGCTGTCAGTATTAACATGTTAATGCTTGTGATCAATATTGGAACGTGCTGTTGAATGAATCACATAAGATCATCCAAACATTTTTTCTATAATTCCAGCACGTATTCTTCCACCGTAAATTGGTAGTGCAGAAAAGCTAAATGGAAGTACagtacaagtttggacacaccttctcattcaacgtgtgttctttattttcatgaccatttacgttggtagattctcactgaaggcatcaaaactatgaatgaacacacgtggagttctgtacttaacaaaaaaaggtgaaataactgaaaacatgttttatattgaatgagaaggtgtgtccaaacttttggcctgtactgtatgtgctgTTGCTGGACTGCCACCATTTTTTAATGGCTTTTCTACATTTGTCACTTACTTATCATCTCAAAGCGGGACAGAAAGCGGAAGAAGAGGTTCTTGCAGGGGTCGGGCATGGCGAGGGTGCCAAATTCAGTAACCATGATGCGGTTGCACTCGCTGTTCTTCACATAGGCGTCGCTGCGCAGGAAGCGGCTTCTGTAGGTCACGCGGCCGTCCTCAATCTTGAACTGGTGCATCAGAGCCATCCCGTCAAACCAGTGGTTGAAGCTGAAGAGGACCGAGAGGAATCATCGTTGAATGCATTCATATCTAGACATTTCCCAGAACACACCTGGGGTTGTATTCCTCGGCAGAAACATGCTTGTTGAAGTTTATGACAGTCTGTTTAAGGCCGCGctttgaaatatttacatttacatttacagcatttatcagacgcccttatccagagcgacttacaatcagtagttacaggggacagtctccctggagcaacttagggttaagtgtcttgctcagggacacaatggtagtaagcgggatttgaacccgggtcttctggttcataggctactgcTACTGCTACTACTGTTTATTCTTACAACTGAAATCTTGTGCACAGTGCAGCCCGAGGAACGGCGACAGCGCTGCACTTACTGGTCACCACCAAACTCGAACTTCCCTGGGCCGTTCCGGAGCAGATTCCCGCGGATCCAGGCCGGAATGGTCCCCGTCACTCGTGTGGGGATGGGCTCCGGGGTCTCTTCCACAGAA
The window above is part of the Denticeps clupeoides chromosome 6, fDenClu1.1, whole genome shotgun sequence genome. Proteins encoded here:
- the bco2a gene encoding beta,beta-carotene 9',10'-oxygenase, with amino-acid sequence MSSRQVLATGRHGLQCIAPLVRSVEETPEPIPTRVTGTIPAWIRGNLLRNGPGKFEFGGDHFNHWFDGMALMHQFKIEDGRVTYRSRFLRSDAYVKNSECNRIMVTEFGTLAMPDPCKNLFFRFLSRFEMIKPTDNASVNFVKYKGDYYVSTETNFMHKVDPESLESKEKVDWSKFIAVNGATAHPHYDPDGTAYNMGNSYGSKGALYNIIKVSPESDGDSLRGAEVLCSISPADKSRPSYYHSFGMSENYVVFIEQPVKLDLWKIVTCNIRRRSLSHGIYWDPKMETIFHLVHKQSGQVSSVKYHTKALSTFHQINAFEQDGFLVLDMCCSDDGQAINTYLIQNMRKAGEALDEMYNSIGRSYPRRFVLPLRVTKDTPTNQNLNTRPNSAATAIKIANDKVYCTHEDLHGDDLHEYGGFEFPHINYARYNARPYRFFYGCGFRHLVGDSLVKVDLEGKKLQAWSQPGFYPSEPVFVPSPNAEEEDDGVILSVVLTPSEDKATFLLALDAKTFEELGRAEVPVNIPYGFHGIFMESSMEANM